A region of Geobacillus sp. 46C-IIa DNA encodes the following proteins:
- a CDS encoding Zn-dependent alcohol dehydrogenase: MAKAAVLHRYGEPLTIEEVEVASPKRGEVRVKLKAAGLCHSDWHVIEGKLPLPLPIVLGHEGAGIVEEVGEGVASVKQGDHVVLNWVPSCGTCSYCRIGRPDLCEEAARLTATGTLPDGTTRFSLHGKPVYQFLTAGAFSEYTIVPEQAVIPIRRDVPFELAALIGCSVMTGVGAVIHTARVPPGSTVAVVGAGGVGFNIIQGAALAGAKQIIAIDVVEEKLAMTKTFGATHTVNAREDDAVSAVLDLTDGVGVDYAFEAIGRPETMADAYNMARKGGMTVIVGIAAPHETVEINAFSLPSQSKTLTGSWLGQGNPPVDYPKLLDLCAAGRLKLEPLISAVYSLGQINDGFAALKSGQNIRGIIRFEE; the protein is encoded by the coding sequence ATGGCGAAAGCCGCGGTATTGCACCGCTATGGGGAGCCGCTGACAATCGAAGAAGTGGAGGTGGCAAGCCCTAAGCGCGGGGAAGTGAGAGTGAAACTGAAAGCGGCCGGCCTTTGCCATAGTGATTGGCACGTCATCGAAGGCAAGCTCCCTCTGCCGCTGCCGATCGTGCTTGGCCACGAAGGAGCGGGCATTGTCGAGGAAGTCGGAGAAGGAGTGGCAAGCGTCAAGCAAGGCGACCATGTAGTGCTCAATTGGGTGCCATCATGCGGGACGTGCAGCTATTGCCGCATCGGGCGGCCCGATCTATGCGAAGAGGCGGCGCGGCTGACGGCGACCGGCACGCTGCCGGATGGGACGACGCGCTTTTCGCTGCATGGGAAACCCGTCTATCAATTTTTAACTGCTGGCGCGTTCAGCGAATACACCATCGTGCCGGAGCAGGCGGTCATCCCAATCCGTCGGGATGTGCCGTTTGAGCTGGCGGCCTTGATCGGCTGCAGCGTCATGACCGGGGTGGGGGCGGTCATTCATACGGCCCGCGTTCCGCCGGGCAGCACAGTCGCGGTCGTCGGCGCTGGCGGCGTCGGGTTCAATATCATTCAAGGAGCTGCGCTAGCGGGGGCGAAACAAATTATCGCTATTGATGTCGTCGAGGAAAAACTGGCGATGACGAAAACGTTCGGGGCGACGCACACCGTAAACGCCCGCGAGGACGATGCCGTCAGCGCCGTGCTCGACTTGACCGACGGCGTCGGCGTCGACTATGCGTTTGAGGCGATCGGCCGTCCAGAGACGATGGCCGACGCATACAACATGGCGAGAAAAGGAGGGATGACGGTCATCGTCGGCATCGCCGCGCCGCATGAAACGGTGGAGATCAACGCCTTTTCGCTGCCGTCCCAATCGAAAACGTTGACCGGTTCTTGGCTTGGCCAAGGCAATCCGCCGGTTGACTACCCGAAGCTCTTGGATTTATGCGCGGCGGGAAGGTTGAAGCTCGAGCCGCTCATCAGCGCCGTCTATTCGCTCGGCCAAATCAACGACGGGTTCGCCGCCTTAAAGAGCGGACAAAACATTCGCGGCATCATCCGCTTTGAAGAATGA